GTGATCGGACTCGATGACTGTCTTTCCCATTCAGGAGGGGCCAAGGCCTTGGGGGTGAAGATGATCCCTTCAGCGTAATCAATAATGGCAGAGCCGGAACCAAAGGTGAGTTTCTTGACTTGTTCACTACATATAGTCTGGATTACCAGTATCTGCCATGTGAGATCAACTTTAAAGACACTACTGAGGGCTGCCGTATTGCATCCTCCTACAACAATTAGCGCCCAGATCACCTTTGCCCGCTTTATGATGCACTCGAACAGATCATCACAGGCGTCATTCCTCTGTGGAACATGACTTTGAAACCTTTGAGAGCCGAGCGACTACATCGCCGAAATAGGATCAAATCGAGCGAATTGAATACCTGTAGGGTCCCAACTTCCAACTCGCTGCGTGAGATCCTGGAGCTTGGAAGTCtgagtgatgttgaagatatCTATGACGGTCTCTgggaaagagagaagcaTCGTCCTGTTAAGTCCCCAGAGACCAGGCCCATTAGTCTCTGGCTAGATCGACTGAGAAGCGAGAAGCCCATTGATCTTCAGACCACAGTCCGTGCCAGAGGATTACAGGTCATTGTGAAACTGGCCGACATCAAATTGACACCCGAGACGCCAAGATACATCGGGACTCCCTGGCATTTCCAATGGCTATTGGTAAGACTTATTTCTTCAACTCTTCGCCATCTGTTCCATGACACGCTGCATGATATGCACAAAGCAAGAACGTTCATGCTGATAGAAATCTCAGAATGAGCATATCTGTGCCACGGCCATATACAACTAATCCTGCAAAAACGTCACTACCACCATACTCTCCTTCCGCCAGAGACGTTTGCTGGACTGGCTGCACAAGAATTACTTCCACAAGGGATTTGGCCTCCCCTGGCTGCCTCAGGTTTTCGGGTGcaacgaggaagaaaaacaGACTGGGGACATGGGCCAAGTCTCCTGCCTCGAGGGGCCCATCTTGTGACCTTCTCAAACATTTTCCAAACCAGCCTCGCCCTTGTGCATCTCCTTGATCCGAGTAGACCGGGCCATTGCAAGTCCCTGGTGTTGCATCTCGTCGACCCTTATGTCCATATCATCTCGACCGCCAATGTCCCACCCCAGCAGGCGGGCAGGTGGGATGGCCTCAATATCCAACGAGATGTTCTGGCTCGAAAGGGGCTCCCAGGAGAGCTGCAGGATATGGTGCTGGATTAACTTGAACCATATCCTCTCACTATTGAAGAGGCCCGCGAACTCAGGCTTAACCTCATGAGAGAGCGTGATTGTATCGGGAGGGAGCAGACTGAAAAGCTGGAGACCTGGAGGTTTTGATTCTCCCTAATCTATATGTCTATTCGATGTCATTCTAGTTGCTTGAAGACACGAGCTGGGGAGCTTGCCCCCATCAATTATCGTTGCGCAGTGGTCTCCGTTGACGGAGATGCGGCTGGAAGGAAAGTGTTATTGGGGCTTACTGGCATAAAGGCTGCTTGATAGCTTGCAAATCGATTAGCTTGACAGAGGGGCATCTGCTTCAGTTTGGAATATACTCCTGGGATTAGGCAGTCACATAGTAGATAGACTCCAGTATGGAAGCTTACGGATTCACGTTCAGCTCGCACAGAACGGGAAATACAACCAAGTCCTTGTGCTAGCCCTATGACTTAAGGCGGAAAAGCGAACCATAAACAGAGAACGACAGTATTTCCCATCCCTATACACGTAACTTCATATCATTGCCAGTAAAGCAAGGTGGCATAACCCATAGAAATCCAGTCATAGAATGATCCGCCCATTGAAACGCCAGACCGGGTCCGCTAAATTTGACAGTAAAACAGATGGCAAGGAAGTATACAGAATATATGAGGGTAAATAGACAGAGTGTTTTCCGAGGAAAGGGAATGATGCATCAGCATAGGCAAAACGATAGATAGTAACGCAATCAGTGATCGCCGTCCGGCCTCAAGGTATTGTCGGCTTGGTTGCCCACAGCAGCATCGTAACTCGGTATCGGAGGTGAGCTCTGATTTGGCAGGTCTCCTGTGATGTCACTACCTCTTCGACTGCCGTCCGGGCTCGAGTATTCGGGAGGCGGAACCTGATCAAGATCGGTTGGGTTCAATAAGGCAGTTTGTTCGTCAGCAATGGTGTTAGCATGACTTGATCCTTCACCAACGTCTTCGTGAGAGGGAATATGTGCAAGTGGTGCGAGGGAAATATCCGTTGGTGATCGGACCGGTCCGGGGCTACGAGAGGGCGGGATTCTGACGGTCGAGCTTGTCCTTGCATCCTGATAGACCCGCTGAGAGATCTGAGCAGCGCTCTCGCGACCGGATTCAAGGAGGATACTGCCCTGCTCGCTTCCAtatggcggcggaggagccAGGCTGCCCGTCATGGGAGCCAGGCCCCATTTTTTGACGTTGGCTTCGATGAAAACAAATCCCATCTGGCCGAAGTTCACATGCACTGTGCAAGGACCATTGGCACCAACAGTAGGGAAGAAATTCTGTGTCTTAGCCCCATGGACCACATCCTCTAACTTCTTGCCGTTGCgagtgaagaagattgtGCCGGACCGTGGTCGGTACCCTACGCCAACCACATCGCCTTGTGCTAAAGCAGGGCCGTAGGGCGACGCGGAGAATGGCTGATTATATCGGCGGTGACCTGTTGATAAGTAGGCAACGGAAGTTTTATGGAAGCCTGTGAAGGGAGAAATTGTGTTAGCAacaggagcagcaacaggagcagcaacaggagTGCAGGAGAACTAGTGTTGAATATTCGGACATTGACATACCCGGTAGTCGAAATAGCGGATACGGTTTTGTGGTCatgccgatgctgatgagagTGCTTTCTGGCTTCTCGTAGATCTTCGCTTCCCAGTAATAGACGTCATTCTGCTTGGGAACTGGCAAGTTGGTCTGCACACTACATTCCGAATCATAGAATTCGATTTCCGTTCGGCCTTCGACAAAACAGTTGGCAATTTCCAACTCTGGTTGAAATTCCCATGCTGAGACACCCTTTTCCTGTATCGCAAGGAATTGAGACAACGAAATGTCGGTCTG
The DNA window shown above is from Aspergillus fumigatus Af293 chromosome 1, whole genome shotgun sequence and carries:
- the ssh4 gene encoding SSH4 family protein, with protein sequence MRGSEASGPGAIFGAPSTLTTSVIRNPTSFLSSSTPLPSTDADVIAQNVEHVLLSLTSHNDGGLVGVSGNSSGSTGKGILIGVLSAFGSATVAVLVLAIFFFFKYTRRGRIFLDRIGRPGEFDDEQAFAREEAEALEVMDDMARSEYMRAKSFVEANPPESMQTDISLSQFLAIQEKGVSAWEFQPELEIANCFVEGRTEIEFYDSECSVQTNLPVPKQNDVYYWEAKIYEKPESTLISIGMTTKPYPLFRLPGFHKTSVAYLSTGHRRYNQPFSASPYGPALAQGDVVGVGYRPRSGTIFFTRNGKKLEDVVHGAKTQNFFPTVGANGPCTVHVNFGQMGFVFIEANVKKWGLAPMTGSLAPPPPYGSEQGSILLESGRESAAQISQRVYQDARTSSTVRIPPSRSPGPVRSPTDISLAPLAHIPSHEDVGEGSSHANTIADEQTALLNPTDLDQVPPPEYSSPDGSRRGSDITGDLPNQSSPPIPSYDAAVGNQADNTLRPDGDH